One Helianthus annuus cultivar XRQ/B chromosome 7, HanXRQr2.0-SUNRISE, whole genome shotgun sequence genomic region harbors:
- the LOC110869000 gene encoding probable protein phosphatase 2C 25, translating into MHSAVVVTNSPVFSSSPMFRQLMISPSRSLHSLSSPSTPVRNHTSGYKEGPIIGCDSNLSTSLLSKRKRPARIQIPLVPLSFVDEVVKPDDDVAEMEEEGEEYGVYCKRGKRRFIEDRYFADVDFQGDSKQAFFGVFDGHGGSKAAEFAVKNLHRNIMSKVANKSCEDETEEAVREGYLETDSEFLKEDVNGGACCVTALIRNGSLIVSNAGDCRAVMSRGGVAEAVTVDHKPSRKDEQDRIERMGGYVDCRNGVWRIQGSLAVSRGIGDNNLKKWVIAEPETRIIEIRRECEFLILASDGIWDKVNNQEAIDIVRPFCVGTKKPDLTSACKKLVSLSAARGSYDDKSVMVIRLPHFIS; encoded by the exons ATGCACAGTGCAGTTGTAGTAACAAATTCGCCGGTGTTCTCATCATCACCGATGTTTCGTCAATTGATGATATCGCCATCGCGCTCTCTTCATTCACTATCATCTCCATCCACTCCTGTTCGAAATCATACGAGTGGATACAAGGAAGGACCGATTATTGGTTGTGATTCGAATTTGTCTACTTCTTTGCTTTCAAAGAGAAAGAGGCCGGCAAGGATTCAGATTCCGCTTGTACCGTTAAGTTTTGTGGATGAGGTTGTTAAGCCGGATGATGATGTGGCAGAGATGGAAGAGGAAGGTGAGGAGTATGGTGTGTATTGTAAAAGAGGGAAGAGAAGATTTATCGAGGATCGATACTTCGCCGATGTTGATTTCCAAGGAGATTCTAAACAG GCTTTCTTTGGAGTTTTTGACGGCCATGGTGGATCAAAGGCTGCGGAATTCGCAGTGAAAAATCTGCATAGAAACATAATGTCGAAAGTAGCAAACAAATCATGTGAAGATGAAACTGAAGAAGCTGTTAGAGAGGGATATCTCGAAACAGATTCGGAGTTTCTAAAAGAAGATGTGAATGGTGGTGCTTGTTGTGTAACGGCATTGATTCGCAATGGCAGCCTTATAGTCTCTAATGCGGGTGACTGTCGCGCTGTTATGAGCCGAGGTGGAGTGGCAGAAGCTGTTACTGTTGATCATAAACCTTCAAGGAAAGATGAACAAGATAGAATCGAAAGAATG GGTGGATATGTTGATTGTCGCAATGGTGTTTGGAGAATTCAAGGTTCACTCGCGGTGTCAAGGGGGATAGGAGACAATAATCTCAAGAAATGGGTGATCGCGGAACCAGAAACAAGAATAATTGAAATTAGACGGGAATGCGAGTTCTTGATCCTTGCTTCTGATGGGATATGGGACAAG GTGAACAACCAAGAAGCGATCGACATTGTTCGTCCATTTTGCGTAGGAACAAAGAAACCTGATCTAACTTCCGCTTGTAAGAAGCTCGTAAGCTTATCGGCGGCAAGGGGTTCTTATGATGACAAGAGTGTCATGGTCATCCGACTGCCTCATTTCATTTCATGA